The following DNA comes from bacterium.
CATCCCGACACCGCCGTCGTTCCGGCGGGGCGCGACAACCGGTGCCATCATCCCGCGCCGGCGGTGCGGGCGCGCCTTGAGAAGGCGGCGCGCGCGTTGTACGTCATCGGCGACGATGGCCGCGTCACCTGCGAGACGGACGGCGCGAGCGTCACCTGCGCGCCGTTTTTCGACAAAGCCGAGCCGGCGCCGTCAAACCGCGATTAGTCGCGACCGCCGGGGTCCTTCGCTTCGCTCCCGCATGATGCGCGGCGGCCGGATACGGGAGCGCCGCGCCGCCTGACGCGCCCGGAATTCGCGTCGAGGGTGAATCGAAATCGCCAGGTTTCAGCGCACAAAGCATCGCAAACAACGTGCCCGCCGCGGGGCCTTGGCGGCGGGCGGCGTTGATTTTGGCGGGGTCGCGTGCTAAAACATCGCCACAATTGGTTCGCCTATGAAGCGGGCAGCCCTTTGGGGTCCCGCTTTTTCATTGGTGAACGGGGCCGGAACGATGTCCGGCCGGGGTACTTCCCGATGGAACCGATGGAACGGATTCGCGAGATCGCGGGCCAGGTCTGCGACGATCTCGGGGTCGAGTTGTTTGACTTGGAAATCGCGGGCCTGGGCCGGCGCCCGATCCTGCGCGTGACGATCGACTGCCCCACGGGGATCACGGTCGAGGATTGCGCGAAGGTGAGCCGGGAGATGTCGGCGCTTCTGGATGTGTACGACCCCATCGACAAGGCGTACCAGCTTGAGGTCTCGAGCCCGGGCGTCGACCGGCCGATCCGGCACGCGGATGACGCGCGCCGCATGGTCGGCAAGACCGTGAAAGTGCGAGTGAAAAGGCCGCGCGACGGCCGCCGCGTGTTCAAGGGCACGCTCGCGGGTGTGGCCGGCAACGAGATGGTGGTGCAAGTGGACGGCAAGGACGTGCCGATCGACTTTAACGAGGTCGAAAAGGCGAATCTGGTCTTCGAATTTTAGACCCGGAAACCGTTGCCGGAAGGCCCGGTGACCGGTCTTGGAAACGTCGTGGGCGTTTGATACAAGGAGCGCGCCATGGGTGCGGAACTCAATCAAGTCATCGAAACGGTGGTCAAGGAACGCGGCGTTTCGCGTGATGTGATCGTCGAGGCCCTGGAGGCCGCGATGCTGACCGCCGCGCGGAAGAAGCTCGGCATCGACTATGACATCGAGGCCCAATACAACGCGGACCTCGGCGAGGTCGAACTGTTCCGTTTTCGCACGGTCGTCGAGGATGTCGATGACGACAACCTCGAAATCCTCGTCGAGGACGCCAAGAAGCTCGATCCGGATGTCGAAATCGGCGACTCACTCGGCGAAAAGATCGACTCGCGCGGTTTCGGGCGCATCAGCGCGCAGATGGCCAAGCAGGTCATCATTCAGAAGGTCCGCGACGCCGAAAAAGAGATCGTTTACAACGAATACCGGGACCGCAAACACGAGATCGCCAACGGCATCGTGCGGCGGTTCGAAAAGGGCGCCATGATCGTGGACCTGGGACGCGCCGAAGGCGTGATGTATCCCAAGGACCAGATCCCGCGCGAGAACTACAACGTCGGCGACCGCATCCGGGCGTTCATTCAGGATGTCGTCAAGAGCACGACAAGCCCGCAGATCATCCTTTCGCGCACCAGCTCCGAATTCCTTCGAAAGCTGTTCGAACTCGAGGTGCCGGAGGTGGCCGAGGGAATCGTGACCATCGTCGCCGCCGCCCGCGAGCCAGGCATGCGCGCCAAGATCGCGGTGACGAGCCGCGATTCGAACGTGGACCCGGTCGGCGCGTGCGTCGGCATGAAGGGCAGCCGTGTGCAGTCGGTCGTCGGCGAGCTGCGCGGCGAAAAGATCGACATTGTGACGTGGTCG
Coding sequences within:
- a CDS encoding ribosome maturation factor RimP, with product MERIREIAGQVCDDLGVELFDLEIAGLGRRPILRVTIDCPTGITVEDCAKVSREMSALLDVYDPIDKAYQLEVSSPGVDRPIRHADDARRMVGKTVKVRVKRPRDGRRVFKGTLAGVAGNEMVVQVDGKDVPIDFNEVEKANLVFEF
- the nusA gene encoding transcription termination factor NusA, with the translated sequence MGAELNQVIETVVKERGVSRDVIVEALEAAMLTAARKKLGIDYDIEAQYNADLGEVELFRFRTVVEDVDDDNLEILVEDAKKLDPDVEIGDSLGEKIDSRGFGRISAQMAKQVIIQKVRDAEKEIVYNEYRDRKHEIANGIVRRFEKGAMIVDLGRAEGVMYPKDQIPRENYNVGDRIRAFIQDVVKSTTSPQIILSRTSSEFLRKLFELEVPEVAEGIVTIVAAAREPGMRAKIAVTSRDSNVDPVGACVGMKGSRVQSVVGELRGEKIDIVTWSENPAKFVCNALAPAEVTKVIIDEDTHSMQIIVPDDQLSLAIGKKGQNVRLAVMLTGWKLDIQSEAKWVEISEIARSVFARVPQIPGMAVDLLIKSGYMDLEEIADAKPEDLTRFPGIDEARAREIIEICNNILDTNDWPLPEAAPAGTAGGEVEGGEPGEAPAARPAETGAAPPPEMLLDLMKLPGVGPRSAEALYRAGYKSRDALKGANIAVLLAVPGLDVEVAQQIAESVGA